The DNA segment AGAAGTGAGGCGACCCGCACCGGCCGTCGGCGTCGGACCGTGGCGTGCTCCCCGGCCGTCCGTCTCAGACCGTGACGCGTTCCTTCGCCAGCAGGCGCCTGATGTCCCGTACGGCCGCACGCCCGGCGCGGTTGGCGCCGACGGTGCTGGCCGAGGGGCCGTAGCCGACGAGGTGCACGCGCGGATCGGCGACCGCCCGGGTGCCCTCGACCCGGATGCCGCCACCGGGTTCCCGCAACCGCAGCGGGGTGAGATGGTCGACGTCCGGACGGAACCCGGTGGCCCACAGGACGACGTCGGCCGCCACCCGCCGCCCGTCCTTCCACTCCACACCCTCCGGCGTGATCCGGTCGAACATCGGCTGCCGGTCCAGCACCCCGTTGGCGATGTTCCGGCGGATCGCGTCGGTCAGCGGCAGTCCCGTCACCGAGACGACACTGCGCGGCGGCAGCGCCTGCCGCACCCGCTCCTCGACCAGAGCCACGGCCGCCCGCCCCGCGTCCTCGTCGAAGGGGCCCTCACGGTAGACCGGGGGCCGCCGGGTCACCCAGGTGGTGTCCGCCGCGTACGGGGCGATCTCCATCAGATGCTGGGTGGCCGAGGCGCCTCCTCCCACCACGACGACCCGCAGGCCGGCGAACGCCTCGGGGCCCGGGTACCGGGCGGTGTGCAGCTGCCGCCCCTGGAAGGTCTCCTGGCCCTCGTAGCGCGGCCAGAACGGCCGGTCCCAGGTGCCGGTGGCGTTGATCAACGTCCGCGTCGACCAGGTGCCCGCCGAGGTCTCCACGAGCAACCGCCCGCCGACGCCCTCCCGGACCGCCCGCACCTTCACCGGCCGCCGTACCTGCAGGCCGAACGTCCGCTCGTAGCGGTCGAAGTACTCGGTGACGACCTCGGAGGAGGGCCGGTCCGGATCGGCGTCCGTGAGTTCCATGCCGGGCAGCGAGTGCATCCCGTGCACCTTGTCGTACGTGAGCGAGGGCCAGCGGTGCCGCCAGGCCCCGCCGGGGCCCGGGTTGTGGTCGAGCACCACGAAGTCGCGCTCCGGCTCGAACCCGGTGCGCCGCAGGTGATAGGCGCTGGACAGCCCTGCCTGTCCGGCGCCCACCACAACCGACCGGACCTCGGCCGCCTCGACTTCGGAGGTCTGGTCCTCGGGCACCGCAGCCTCGCTCGTGTAGTTCACGTTTCCACTAACGCTGCCGAGGGTGACACG comes from the Streptomyces sp. KMM 9044 genome and includes:
- a CDS encoding NAD(P)-binding domain-containing protein, encoding MNYTSEAAVPEDQTSEVEAAEVRSVVVGAGQAGLSSAYHLRRTGFEPERDFVVLDHNPGPGGAWRHRWPSLTYDKVHGMHSLPGMELTDADPDRPSSEVVTEYFDRYERTFGLQVRRPVKVRAVREGVGGRLLVETSAGTWSTRTLINATGTWDRPFWPRYEGQETFQGRQLHTARYPGPEAFAGLRVVVVGGGASATQHLMEIAPYAADTTWVTRRPPVYREGPFDEDAGRAAVALVEERVRQALPPRSVVSVTGLPLTDAIRRNIANGVLDRQPMFDRITPEGVEWKDGRRVAADVVLWATGFRPDVDHLTPLRLREPGGGIRVEGTRAVADPRVHLVGYGPSASTVGANRAGRAAVRDIRRLLAKERVTV